The genomic DNA GATTCCAATTACACGAACAACAGCCGCACCGTGAAGGCGAATTCCGCCTTTGCCCTCAAATGGTATATCCGATGGATATTCTGGATCGAAAATCTCTTTTTTGCGGCAGCATTCTTCAGCTAGCACTCGGCAAGCACTAAGCATGAACCCGCGCAGCGCTGTGAGGTTTGATCTGGAAACAATCCGGGAACTGGAGTGGACATGGTAAGCGGACGGATGGCCATCCGCCAGGGGTTCCGGCTGGTGCCGCGCACGCGATCGGCCGTGTGGATCCTGTTTGCAGCCAACTTGCTCCTGGCCATCGTTGCAGGTCTGCCGATCTACCATGGAATGCTTCAGTTCACCTCCCACAGCTTGGTGAGCCGAAATCTGCTGACTGGGTTTTCGGTGGACTGGCTGACGGATTTTGCATTCAACAACACGGGGGCCCTCGAACAATATGCTCAATTCATCATGGTGATAGGCCTGATCGCGCTGCCGGTGAACGCCATTCTGGCCGGTGGAGTGCTGGCCCGCTTTCAGCAGCCTCAGCGGTTCCGGCTTGGAACCTTCTTCCGTGACTGCGGCTTCTACGCCTGGCGAATGCTCTGGTTGATGGTCGTCGCGCTGATTTGCTACTGGGCGGTGTTCCGTTTTGTGAATGTCGGCCTGGGAAGTGCGGTGGACCGGGCGACGCTCTATTGGATGAATGACCGCTCGGCATTCGCGGCGCATCTCGGCGTGGGCCTGCTGGTCCTCCTGTTGTTTGCCTTCATAAATATGGTGATCGATTTTGCCCAGATCAGGATTGTCTATGGCGAAGGCTGTGGGTTTATAGAAGCCTTCCTGGGTGCGCTGGGATTTTCAATCGGCCGCCTGCCCAGGGCCATTCTTGTTTACGCCATCCCGTCGCTTTGCGGGCTTGCCTTGCTGGGAATTTATCGCCTGGTAACGCCCTGGCGCATGATCCATGCAGCCCTGGGTGGGAGTACCGGCCCATCATACGAGGTCGCGCTGGTGCTTGGTCTCCTTTTCGTCGGGCAGCAACTGGTGATGTTCGGCCGCTACTGGTTCCGTGTTGCCACCTGGGCCAGCGAGTGGTCATTGTTCGCAAGCACGCGCGGCCCGGCAAGTCCGACGGATAAGTCCGGTCAGCGAGCAACGGCCTGACGCGCGCTCCAATGGGGAAGGACCTTAACTTCGAAAAATTTGTGCTGCGACTACTGTGCGCTGGAACTTCGCAAGGGCCCCTGCGAGCCAGCCTGATTCCACTGGTGCAAAGCTACGCATGGAGTAGCGCGCTGCACCGGGCGATTTTCAGGGCAGTCGTGTCGATCCCTTCTGACGATCTGGCGCTCCTTCGTCAATTGCTCCCCGCAAAGCTCACCCGCATGGGATTTCCCGATGTCGAATGGGAGGAACTATTCGCGCCGGTGTCAATCTCGAGCGACGAAGCAATCGAGTCGGTCAGAAAAGTGCTTGCTGGAGCATAGCTGCTTGCAGCTTCGCATGCGTTCCTGGACTGTGCCGTAAAATGAGAACAGGGGCATTGATGTCCGCATTAACTCCGGAAGTTGACCGCCAGCCTTTGCGCGCGGTGCGCGCCATCAATCCGGTGATTACGGCCAGTGAAGTTCTGGCCATTTACGCCGCTGTTCTGCTTTACATCTGGCGATGGCAGGATGCTCACCCGTTTCTGTGGCTTCCGATGCTGGCCGTCGTTGTTTTCAGCCAGTGGTTTTGCGGCGAGACTCTGGAAGAACTGGGCGTGACCGGAATGGAATTCTGGCCTTGTGCCCGGGCCAGCCTTCCGCTCCTCGCCGTGGTGATCGGTGGAGCGGTCTGTTACGGCTTGTGGGTTCGCTACAATGTTTTCCGGTTTGCTTCCTGGCACGTGTGGCTGTCACTTGGCGGCTACTTTGTCTGGTGCTCTTTTCAGCAGTATCTCACGCAGTCATACTTTCATCGGCAATTAATGAAAGTGATGCAATCTCCGCACCTGCGTTCGCTTGCCATTGGGCTTCTGTTTGCCGGTGCGCACATTCCAAACCCTATTCTAATGGCGGCAACCTTTGCGGGCGGGATCGTCTTCGCGGAAATCTTCTTTCGGCATCGCAACATCTGGCCGCTGGCATTTGTGCAGGCCGTTGCCGGATTCCTTATCGGGATGCTTGCCCCTCCGTGGATCATCCACGGCATGCGGGTCGGCCCCGGATACTTCCTCTTTCACGTTCGCTAACCCGTGGGATTGTTCTTGAGCCGGCAGGGAATCAGTCGAGTGCGGTCAATTGCGCGCCGCGCTGCGGAACTGGGGCAGATAAGGAGAGCTGGCAAGCTGGCCCTCAAACCGCTCGGCCCAGCGGCCGGGAATGGATGAATTGCACGACGGGCAGCGACCCTCGGACGTAATCAGATATTTTGAAATGTGGTAGCCGTAACGTTCGATGAGCGTCTTGCCGCAGACTGGGCAGTGCGTGTCTTCAAGGTCGCCCACCCGGCCCGGCATGTTGCCCGCGTACACGAAGCGCAACCCTGCGACCCGGCCGACGTCCGCTGCCCGCCGCAACATGTCCGGCGTGGTGTCCGCGGGATCCGTCATCTTGTAATCCTTGTGGAAGGCAGTAACGTGCCAAGGTATGTCGGGTGAAACGCTTACAAGAAATTTCGCCAGCCGCATGAGTTCCTCGTCGGAATCGTTGAATCCCTTGATCAGCAGCGTTACGATCTCCACCCAGAAGCCCAGTTCATACGTCCGCCGGATGCTATCCAGGATAGGCTGTATGCGCCCGCCCAATTGCCGGTAGTGGCGGTCATCGAAACTCTTCAGGTCGATTTTATAGAGATCAATCCAGGGACGTAGGTATTCCAGTGCTTCCGGAGTTGCGTTGCCGTTTGAGACATATGCGGTCTTCAATCCCGCGTGGCGAGCTTCCTTAAAGACGGCCACGGCCCACTCGCTGGTGATCAGCGGCTCATTGTATGTGCTCACCATGACCTTGGCGCCCTGGACGACCGCGTCCTCCACCAGCAATTCCGGTGTTGCCCCGAGAGGCGACGAAACGGCCCGAGGATCGCGAAGGGCCTGAGAAGTTACCCAGTTCTGGCAGTATGAACAATGGAGGTCGCAACCGAGCATGCCGAAGCTGTAAGCCAGAGCTCCAGGATAGGCGTGATTGAACGGTTTTTTTTCAATCGGATCGCACTGGACCCCACCGACATAGCCCCACGGAACGTAGAGCTTTCCGTTGCGGTTGAAGCGCACCTTGCAAACGCCTGACTGGCCGTCAGGTATAGGACAGCGGTGGCCGCATGCCACGCAGCGGACAAAGCCTTTGTCCATCCTTTCGCACAGGTCGCCTTCTCGGATGGATTTCTGCAGGATGTCGCTGAGTGTTTTCATAGCTTGCCAGCGTCGGAAGCCGGCGCTTCTATTGATATTATACTCGCCCTTAACTTTTGCGGGAGCGCGTCAGCGGAGATGGACAAACCCACATGAATGGATTCTGAAGAACCGAAAGGCGACCGCCAGGCCCTGGCTTTGTGGCAAGTGCGCCGCGACCCTCTGCACGTTAAGTTCGGCGCGGTTTGAGACGCGGCCGGGAATTCAGGAAGTCATAGCAGGGCAGGGCCTACTTTTTCCTGAGGGCCCCAATGCGTTCCCTGGAAGCGCCAATTGCCTCTGGAGCGCGCTTATTCATCCACTCCTCATAGCTTTCCGCCATCTTTTCCAAATTTTTCCAAAGGAAAGGGTTCTTAAAACTGTCGCGTAAAGCGGGCACCAGCAGTTTAATCTTTTCCCACACAACGAAGAATTCGCCTGTGTTCTGGAAAAAGAAATCCTGCTCAATCAGCCCGCTGTTGACGATCGACCCCACCATCTCCCAATACGTCACCACCATCCGGGTGAAGGCATTCTCCTCGGAATCCGGCGGGTACTTTTTAACATAATCATCGCTGGGCTTAACCTCGAACTCGCGAATGAACCAGTCCCGTGCGCGGCGTAATTTCTCTTCGCGGCGCAAATCATAAAGCCTCAGCATCAGCTCTGCGTCGTGATGATCTACACTCACTCTCACATTTCCTCCATGTTTAACAGGATCAGTCAAGATTTTAACGGCAACCGTCCTCTTAGCTCAAGTTTCTGTCGCGCTGCCGTTGCCAGGCGGCTTCTGCACCAGCGCCGCCCGCGTGTAGAGCACCTGAAATCCGCGGCGTTCAGCATTGCGCTGGGAAGTTGATCCCGGCTGGGTTACAACCCGCGCCAGGTCGCAGCCGGCGCTCAATGCGTGTGCGAGCCGCGCAAAATGGAGGGCCGAATGTGCTCCCCGCCGGCGAAAAGCTGCGAGTGTGCTGGCGCCGTTCAACATCGCCACGCATTCGTGGATAAACAGGCTTCCGCCCCCGATCATTCGTCCGCCAAGGGAAGCCGCAAAAGTAGAGTATCCTTTCGCCTCTTCCCCTGCCATGAGTAATCGGATGAAAGCCTCATCCAGCTTCAAATTGCTGCCCGCTGGCATAAATTCGGGCTGCTCGATAAAACCGCGAGCCACTGTTTCTGCCCACTCGCGGCCCTCGCCTCGCTGAACGGGCCGGACCTCAACCTCGCTGGCGGGCGCGCATGCCACCGATTGGGCGTCGAGCGGCATCGCCAGGACGTTCTCCATTTCAGCGACAGTATATCCGCGCCTCGACAATCCTTCGAGGAGCGAAGGGTGCGCCAGGGGACAAACCACTACCTGCGCCCGGCTATTTCGCGAGAAGAAGAAATCTTCAATCGCGTCAAACTCGTCCCCGCCCACAGACCCGCGGATTCCCGCTCCCTGGACCTGCGTTACAGGGGAATCGCGTCCGGCAAAGACCGCACATCCGCCAGCGACTTCCAGCCACGCGACCCTGTCAGCCGGAAATAGCCGCTGATAGCCCTCCGCCCAGGCGCGCGCGCCGGCGGCTTCACCGCCTTCGATTCGGCAGGCCAAGGCGTGACCGGCGTGGATCATTCGAGACTCCCAGCTCTTGCTGCTGTCATGCGGCTGTGCCGCAAGCTTCCTGCACTGGCAAGCGCCCGTTTCAGTGCCTGTCTATCGTGCTGACGCGGCGCGGCCGTTTCCGGCCCCCAGATTTTCACTTCGGGATCACGGGCAGGACCACGTGCGAAGGGTGGGCCTTGTCCATATAGATGGTGTTCATGGTTGCCACCGCTCCGCGTTCGTCGCCGAGCGCAGCGCCGGTATTTGGGTTCAGATCAAAGCGCGGAAAATTGCTGCTGGAAATGTCCAGCCGGATGCGATGGCCGGCCTTGAAAACGTTTGAAGTGGGATAAAGGTGAATGGTGAATTCGTAAATCTGGCCCGGCTTCATCAGCGCGGGCTTCTGGAGCGAATCACGGTAGCGCGCTCGGATGATGCCGTCCTCCAGGTTCATGTCAATGCCCGCCGGGAAATCGTTGTTCGGGGGATGCACATCAATCAGCTTGGCGGTGAAATCCGTATCAACCGCGGCTGACGAAGCCCAGAGCTTCACATCAATCGGCCCGGTCACTTCAACGTCGTGATCGAGTGGCGGCGTCGTAAATACCACCACGTCCTGCCGCGCGGAAAGTGGACGCGTGTCTTTGCAGTTCCAGACAGCGGACGAGCATTTCTGGTCCCACGCCCCCTGCAGCATGATGCCATCGCCCGACGAGATGTTGCCACCAATCGTCGGCACCGGATTCGCAGGATCGTACTTGTAGGTGATTTTGACATCCGATTCGGAAGGCCCGTCAGTAGACAGCGTGCCGTTGCGGTGGAGATAGAAGGAGGTCCAGCGCGTGCGGGCGAGCGGCCATTCATGCTCATCTCGCCAGTAGCCGCCGTGCTCGTGCGTGCCGTCGCCAAGCTTTGCCTCGCTGCCGCCGCCCATCACAAAGATCTTGACGGGGGCATCGTTCTCAACTCCGTTCGCGATCCCTTTAAGCCAATGGTCGTACCAGCGCAAGCCGAACGCTTCCTGGTCGATCGCGGCGCTCGGCCCGAAATCCACCTGACCGTTCGAGCGACGTTCGTGCATGCCGTGAATCCACGGCCCGAGGATCATTTTTACAGGACCCTTCTTTGCCTTCGACAGCGCCATGTAGGTCATGGTTGTCTGGAGGTCCCAGGAGTCGTACCAGCCGCCGATCAGATACGTGGGAACGTCTTTGTAGCGGGCCACGTTGTCAACCACGTTAAAGCCGGGCTGCTTCCACAGGGGATCTTCGGGTCCGTGGCTCAGCTCAAACACCAGCCAGTCTTCGTACTCAGGCGCAATTTTGAACGGTGTTGTGCCTTTGCGGATGGGAAGGTCCATCAAGTATTCGCGCACGTGCTGATGCGCCTCTTCCAGCACAGCCCGGATTTCGGGATCGCGCGCCTCCCGGCTGCCCAGAGGAGCTGTGAAGAAGATCCAGTTGACGAACCGTAGCTCCAGGGCCCCGCCGTTCCGAATTCCAAAATAGCCTGCATTGGCCACGGCGTCCGCGGGTATGGTTGCCGTCAGGCCTGGCGCACCGGTTTCCGCCATGGCGTGCTGCGTTCCGCCCACATACGAGGTCCCGATCATGGCGAACTTTCCGCTGCTCCATGGCTGCGCCACGAGCCATTTGGCGGTGTCGTAACCGTCGTTCACGTCGTCAGTCATCATGTGCCAGACGCCCTCGGAATGATACCGGCCACGCGTGTCCTGTGCGACATATATATATCCGTGGCCGGCATAAAAAGCCGCGAGATCCTCGGAATGATCTTTGTCGTATGGCGTTCGTTCCAGAATCGCCGGAAGCTTTCCTTCGGTGCGCGCTCCATTCCGAGCAGGGAAATAAACGTCGGTAGCGAGCCGGACCCCATCCCGCATGGAAATCATCACGTTCTTGAGAACCGCATAAGATTTCGGCCCATCCGCACTTGGCTGGCCACTCAGCGCACGATCGCGCGCTACGAGAATGGCGCAGGCCAGAAGCATTGCCAGCAGCAATGCCCGGCAGAAGGAATCGATGGGTCGCATGAGTGCCTCCAGAGGGCACCGATCGTATCACAACTGCTGCATCAGCGTGCGATCCTGCTTATGCCCGCGGCTTCAACTCGATGCTGCCTTTTTGAGGAAATAGCGGTGGATGGTTTCGTCGGCAGTCAACTCCGGGTGGAAAGTGGCAGCCAGCAGATTGCCTTGCTCCACCAGAACAGGCAATTCTCCAGTGCGGCCCAGGACTTTAACCTCCTTGCCGACGCGGCGGATGATGGGAGCGCGGATAAAAACCATTTCCACTGGGTGGGCGGAAATTTCCGGGCATTCGCCCTGCTGGACGGAACTGTCCACTTGTCGCCCGTAAGCATTACGCTCAATGGAAATGTCGATCAACCCCAGGCGTTCCTGTTCCGGGTTGAGGACTTCCTTGGCCATCAGGATCGCGCCGGCACACGTGCCGAAGACGGGCTTGTTCTCTTTTGCGAAACTCTGGATGGCGTCGCCGATTTTTCGTTCGGCCAGAAACTTCAGCATGGTGGTGGTCTCGCCGCCGGGCAGGATGAGCGCATCGATATCGGCAAAGTCTTCCACGTGCTTCACCAGTTTCCATGGAACGCCGATCCGGTCCAGCATCCGGGCGTGCATGGCGAAGTCACCCTGGACCGCGAGAATGCCAATCGTTTTCTGTTCCTTGCTTCCCATGGTGTTGGCCCCGGCTTGAGGGCCCGAGGCGAGTACCTCATCCTCCCAGAAGATTCCTGATCACAAATCCAATGTTTTCGGGCCGCTCGGCCAGCCGCCGCATGTACCACGGAAACCAGAACGTTCCGTAGGAGATCAGCACGGTGGATCTCCATCCCTCTCGCGCCAGCCGGAGCTGCTCCGCCCGTTGAATGCCGTACAACATCACAAACTGAAAGTCTGCCGCGGTCAATGTTTCGGCACGCGCCAGTGCTTCCACGCGGTGGATGAGATTGACATCGTGCGTAGCAATTGCCGTGCGAACACCGCCGCTTCTCGCCTGTCTGTTCAGGAGCCTGGCAGCCAGAACAAAGTAGTTTTCGTCCACGTCCGCTTTTCGAGGGAAGGCCACTCTGGCCGGTTCAAGGTATGCGCCCTTCACCAGCCGGACGGCCGGGCCCATCGGCAGCAGTGAAGCCAGGTCGTCGTCGGTCCGATAAAGATACGCCTGGAGGCAGACGCCGACGTTGGAATAGGTCCGCCGAAGCCTGCGGTACAAACCGAGCGTCGCATCCACGTATCTGCTAGATTCCATATCAATCCAGACGATGGAGTCCGAGCCGGCCGCCTGAATGAGCTTCTCAACATTGGCCTGGCAAAGTTCACGGCTGAGATCGAGGCCCAGGTGAGTCAGCTTCACGGAGAGTTCAGACCCGAGGCCGCTCTCTCGCACCCGCTCAAGAGCGCCCAGATAATGCCGGGTGACGGTTTCGGCTTCCCCGGCGGTCGAGACGTTTTCGCCAAGGTGCGTCAGCACTGTGCCCAGACCCTGACTTTCCAGATTGCGCGCGGCGGCCAGAGCGTCTCCAAGTTCTTCGCCCGGCATGAATCGCGCCACGCTGCGGCGGACAAATTTGTACCGGGCCGCACGCTCGCGCAACCAGTTGTTTCGAGAAGCCCACAACAAGGCCCCTCGCATCGTTCCCGGCATGGGTTCAGGCTCTCAGCATGAAAAGTTGCCAGCAGCCAGGCGCCAGGGCATTGCTTTGCGTGGCCGGTGCATAGCTGCGGCGGGACCTGCGGTTACTGGACGAGCCTGGCTTTCAGTTTGATGGTGGTTCCAGCCAGTGCTTTTGATACCGGGCAGCCCTTCTTGGCCGCTTCCGCCAGCTCCTGGAATTTGGCTTCGTCAATCCCGGGAATCTGTGCTTCTGTTTCAAGATCAATGCTGGTAATGGCGAAACCTGCCTCCACTTTGTCGAAGTGAACGGAGGCGGTTGTGTGAACGCTCTTCGGCGTGAACCCGGCCTTGCCGACGGTCGCAGAGAAGGCCATGGAGTAGCACCCCGCATGCGCGGCTGCGATGAGTTCCTCGGGGTTCGTGCCTGCGCCGTTCTCCATCCGTGATTTGAAGGTGAACGGGCCGTCATAGGAGCCCGTGGCCATTTTCATGTGACCGTTCCCCTCAAGAAGTGTTCCGTTCCATTGTGCTTCAGCCTTGCGAACTGGCATGCTTCCTCCCTTTGTATGCTGAATTCAAGATCAATTGGTGCTGCAAAAAGCCCGTGTGGTGGTCATCTCGGTCCGTTACGCCAAATTGCCCACTGAACAACCAGCCGGAGACGAAACTTTAAGCCCGCTGTTCCTGCCGTTGACTCGCAATTACCATCCCATGCGGTCGCGCAGCGCAGTGATGTGCGCAACATGATGGCGTCCGTGCCACGCGTAGAGGCTGAGGTAGCGGTCAAGAGACACGATGCCTTGCTCCGGGTGGTCCATCGTGCGGGCGAAGTCGGCGGCGCTCATCGACTGCAGAAGCGCCACGAAACGCTTATGCACTGAATCAACCAGATTCAGCGATACCACGACCGGCGCCGTCTTGGCGTCGGGCAGTTCCGCCCAGCGCTCCTGTTGATACGGCTTGACTGTGGGTTGGTCTTCGGTCATCGCCAGCTTGAAACGGATGAATGCGTTCATGTGGCTGTCCGCAAGATGGTGTACCACCTGGCGCACCGTCCATCCGCCCTCGCGGTAGGGCGTGTCGAGCTGCTGTTCTGAAAGCCCTGTTACTGCGGACCACAAACTCGCCGGGGCATCTTCGATCTGCTGGATGAATGCCTGCCGGTCGCGATCCGAGATCTTCTCGGGCGGCTGGAATTTGCCAATGGGATATTGAAGGTCTGTCATCGGTTATGCCATTCAGCCGTCAGAATTCTGAATTCCAAACTCAGCATTCAGAACTCAGAACTACTTACCATCCGCGCGTTTGCAGCATCTCTTTCGGGTCCATCTTGGCAACGTCGAGACCGCGCATGGCTTCGCCCAGTTCTTCTGAGCACTCGGCCACGATGGCGGGTTCGTTGTAGTGTGTTGTGGCGCGAACGATGGCTTTGGCGCGCTTGGCCGGATCGGCCGACTTGAAGATCCCTGAGCCCACAAACACGGCTTCAGCGCCCAGTTGCATCACCAGCGAGGCATCAGCCGGAGTGGCAATGCCACCGGCGGAAAAGTTCGGCACCGGCAGTTTACCGTTCTCCGACACCCATTTCACCAGGTCGAGTGGCGCGCCCAGATCCTTTGCCTTCGCCATGAGTTCTTCCTCGCGCAGCGTTGTCAGCAGGCGAATCTCACTGGTAATAGCGCGCATGTGCCGGACCGCTTCCACGATGTTGCCCGAGCCGGCTTCGCCCTTGGTGCGTACCATCGCCGCGCCTTCGCCAATCCTCCTCAGCGCCTCGCCGAGATTGCGAGCGCCGCAAACGAACGGGACTTTGTAGGGCCATTTATGGATGTGATGCTCTTCGTCAGCCGGTGTGAGCACTTCGCTCTCATCGATATAATCAACACCCACAGACTCCAGCACCTGCGCCTCGGCGAAATGGCCGATGCGCGCTTTGGCCATCACCGGAATAGTGACCGCCTTCATGATCTCCTTGATAATCTTGATGGATGCCATGCGGGCCACGCCGCCCTCTTTGCGGATGTCCGCAGGGACGCGCTCCAGCGCCATCACCGAGCACGCGCCGGCATCTTCGGCGATTTTGGCCTGCTCGGCGTTCGTGACGTCCATGATCACGCCGCCTTTCAGCATTTCGGCCAGGCCGATCTTCAATTTCATTTGCTGGTCATACTCCCACATCGCTCCTCCTCACCAGAACGCAGTTCGGTTTGCAAACCGATGGCGGTGCGAGAGCCGCCCAATACTGTGTGCGGGCGCTCTTTTTGTTTCGAGCGCACCCGGCAAATCGCAGGGAATGGGCCCCAGTCACTGTTTATCTTTCAATTGCCGATGAGGCCAGGCCATCAGCGCTCCGCATACTTCATTATTGGCCGAATAGCGTAAATTGGCAATTGGCAGAGAGGTTTCGCCGCCAGAGGACGGCCTTTTTCTTCATGTACTCACAGCGTCAGGGCCAACTGGTCGCCGGCAGTCAGAGTGACGTCCGGCGTAAAGACGAAACTAACATCGTCACCCTCCTGCTGGACCTTGTAAGGTAGCGGTTTGTTGCGGATTTTACCCGTGGACCCACCGCTGGGCGCGTTTTGAGCCCGGATGCTTACTTTCCGGCATGCCAAACTGCCTTCGGCAACAGAAAGGCTGAATCGGGTTCTCCCGCCTCGCGTGTGCAGCGAGAAATTCCCCCACGCCGTCCCTGCTGACCAGAATGAAGAAAAGTTGCCCTGGTTCACCAGCGGCCTGGCGGACACCGCCTTTTCGACTCCGTCATAACGGAATCCGCTAAGGGCCACGAGAGGCGACCAGCTCGACAAGGGCCGGGCATAATGATAGCCGCACTCCGCCTCGTTCCAGGGATTGCGCTTTTCGCCGTCAAAACGCCGCCGGGTGTTCTCCACAATCTGGATGCCCTCATCCACCATTCCAAGGCTGATCATCAAAGCGGCAGCCGCATATTCTGAGCCGCTCCAGACCTCCGCAAAATAGGGAAACGGAACCTGTGGGCGCTCGCCGTGCGGGTACGCGCACATCACGAGCCCTGCCTCGTCGTTCAGAGCATAGGCCCGCTGCACACTGGCGTGGTCACCGAGGTTCTGCTTGTAGTTGTATTTCCAGATTGATCGCAGCGTGTTCTCGGCGTTACTGCGATTCACCAGCAGCCCCAGTCCGGCAATCAGCGCAAAGTACTGGCCCATCAACTGATCGCTCAGGCAGCCTGCGCCCACCTGATAGGTCGGATGCTCCGTGTCTACTGCACCCATGCCGGCCTGCAATCCTTTCGCGATATCAGCTTTGGCGATGGAGCCAACCTTCTGAGCGTAAAATTCCCCGTTAAAGAGATTGGCGTCTACCCATTTGCTGCCCTGGCGAAAGATGCGCTGGTATTCCGCGGCGGAAGTGTCGCCCATCGCGCGCGCCATCTCTTCTCCGGCGCGCAGCGCCGCCAGATACCACATTCCGCAGAACGGGTTGGGGCCGATAAATTCAATGTCGTAGGTGTTATGCTGCACACCTTCCATTACG from Terriglobia bacterium includes the following:
- a CDS encoding CPBP family glutamic-type intramembrane protease — encoded protein: MSALTPEVDRQPLRAVRAINPVITASEVLAIYAAVLLYIWRWQDAHPFLWLPMLAVVVFSQWFCGETLEELGVTGMEFWPCARASLPLLAVVIGGAVCYGLWVRYNVFRFASWHVWLSLGGYFVWCSFQQYLTQSYFHRQLMKVMQSPHLRSLAIGLLFAGAHIPNPILMAATFAGGIVFAEIFFRHRNIWPLAFVQAVAGFLIGMLAPPWIIHGMRVGPGYFLFHVR
- the amrS gene encoding AmmeMemoRadiSam system radical SAM enzyme, whose translation is MKTLSDILQKSIREGDLCERMDKGFVRCVACGHRCPIPDGQSGVCKVRFNRNGKLYVPWGYVGGVQCDPIEKKPFNHAYPGALAYSFGMLGCDLHCSYCQNWVTSQALRDPRAVSSPLGATPELLVEDAVVQGAKVMVSTYNEPLITSEWAVAVFKEARHAGLKTAYVSNGNATPEALEYLRPWIDLYKIDLKSFDDRHYRQLGGRIQPILDSIRRTYELGFWVEIVTLLIKGFNDSDEELMRLAKFLVSVSPDIPWHVTAFHKDYKMTDPADTTPDMLRRAADVGRVAGLRFVYAGNMPGRVGDLEDTHCPVCGKTLIERYGYHISKYLITSEGRCPSCNSSIPGRWAERFEGQLASSPYLPQFRSAARN
- a CDS encoding GNAT family N-acetyltransferase → MIHAGHALACRIEGGEAAGARAWAEGYQRLFPADRVAWLEVAGGCAVFAGRDSPVTQVQGAGIRGSVGGDEFDAIEDFFFSRNSRAQVVVCPLAHPSLLEGLSRRGYTVAEMENVLAMPLDAQSVACAPASEVEVRPVQRGEGREWAETVARGFIEQPEFMPAGSNLKLDEAFIRLLMAGEEAKGYSTFAASLGGRMIGGGSLFIHECVAMLNGASTLAAFRRRGAHSALHFARLAHALSAGCDLARVVTQPGSTSQRNAERRGFQVLYTRAALVQKPPGNGSATET
- a CDS encoding CocE/NonD family hydrolase, translated to MRPIDSFCRALLLAMLLACAILVARDRALSGQPSADGPKSYAVLKNVMISMRDGVRLATDVYFPARNGARTEGKLPAILERTPYDKDHSEDLAAFYAGHGYIYVAQDTRGRYHSEGVWHMMTDDVNDGYDTAKWLVAQPWSSGKFAMIGTSYVGGTQHAMAETGAPGLTATIPADAVANAGYFGIRNGGALELRFVNWIFFTAPLGSREARDPEIRAVLEEAHQHVREYLMDLPIRKGTTPFKIAPEYEDWLVFELSHGPEDPLWKQPGFNVVDNVARYKDVPTYLIGGWYDSWDLQTTMTYMALSKAKKGPVKMILGPWIHGMHERRSNGQVDFGPSAAIDQEAFGLRWYDHWLKGIANGVENDAPVKIFVMGGGSEAKLGDGTHEHGGYWRDEHEWPLARTRWTSFYLHRNGTLSTDGPSESDVKITYKYDPANPVPTIGGNISSGDGIMLQGAWDQKCSSAVWNCKDTRPLSARQDVVVFTTPPLDHDVEVTGPIDVKLWASSAAVDTDFTAKLIDVHPPNNDFPAGIDMNLEDGIIRARYRDSLQKPALMKPGQIYEFTIHLYPTSNVFKAGHRIRLDISSSNFPRFDLNPNTGAALGDERGAVATMNTIYMDKAHPSHVVLPVIPK
- the pdxT gene encoding pyridoxal 5'-phosphate synthase glutaminase subunit PdxT is translated as MGSKEQKTIGILAVQGDFAMHARMLDRIGVPWKLVKHVEDFADIDALILPGGETTTMLKFLAERKIGDAIQSFAKENKPVFGTCAGAILMAKEVLNPEQERLGLIDISIERNAYGRQVDSSVQQGECPEISAHPVEMVFIRAPIIRRVGKEVKVLGRTGELPVLVEQGNLLAATFHPELTADETIHRYFLKKAASS
- a CDS encoding proline dehydrogenase family protein produces the protein MPGTMRGALLWASRNNWLRERAARYKFVRRSVARFMPGEELGDALAAARNLESQGLGTVLTHLGENVSTAGEAETVTRHYLGALERVRESGLGSELSVKLTHLGLDLSRELCQANVEKLIQAAGSDSIVWIDMESSRYVDATLGLYRRLRRTYSNVGVCLQAYLYRTDDDLASLLPMGPAVRLVKGAYLEPARVAFPRKADVDENYFVLAARLLNRQARSGGVRTAIATHDVNLIHRVEALARAETLTAADFQFVMLYGIQRAEQLRLAREGWRSTVLISYGTFWFPWYMRRLAERPENIGFVIRNLLGG
- a CDS encoding OsmC family protein, with the protein product MPVRKAEAQWNGTLLEGNGHMKMATGSYDGPFTFKSRMENGAGTNPEELIAAAHAGCYSMAFSATVGKAGFTPKSVHTTASVHFDKVEAGFAITSIDLETEAQIPGIDEAKFQELAEAAKKGCPVSKALAGTTIKLKARLVQ
- the bstA gene encoding bacillithiol transferase BstA → MTDLQYPIGKFQPPEKISDRDRQAFIQQIEDAPASLWSAVTGLSEQQLDTPYREGGWTVRQVVHHLADSHMNAFIRFKLAMTEDQPTVKPYQQERWAELPDAKTAPVVVSLNLVDSVHKRFVALLQSMSAADFARTMDHPEQGIVSLDRYLSLYAWHGRHHVAHITALRDRMGW
- the pdxS gene encoding pyridoxal 5'-phosphate synthase lyase subunit PdxS; its protein translation is MKLKIGLAEMLKGGVIMDVTNAEQAKIAEDAGACSVMALERVPADIRKEGGVARMASIKIIKEIMKAVTIPVMAKARIGHFAEAQVLESVGVDYIDESEVLTPADEEHHIHKWPYKVPFVCGARNLGEALRRIGEGAAMVRTKGEAGSGNIVEAVRHMRAITSEIRLLTTLREEELMAKAKDLGAPLDLVKWVSENGKLPVPNFSAGGIATPADASLVMQLGAEAVFVGSGIFKSADPAKRAKAIVRATTHYNEPAIVAECSEELGEAMRGLDVAKMDPKEMLQTRGW